A single Vibrio sp. YMD68 DNA region contains:
- a CDS encoding iron ABC transporter permease, with protein MNEKNILWKTSSAGLALLLVLPILAIFYTSMGDTDEVFSHLMSTVMPTYIYNTVVLTFGVMLLSLLLGIPSAWFMAMCRLPSEGILQWALVLPLAMPGYIIGYIFTDWFDFAGPIQILLRNLTGWGPGEYWFPDIRTLTGATVVLSLVLYPYVYLLCRAAFMEQNASLLQSARLLKCTPWESFKRISLPLVRPSMAVGLSLVAMETIGDFGTVNYFAVSTLTTAVYDTWLGYSNLNAAAKISALMLVMVILLLSTERYSRRKQKLFQNQFSSREDIRYQLSGWKKWAALSWCWGLVSVAFILPLLQLCIYAFKYFEQSWSSEFREYAINSLQVSVIAAILGVCVALIVNFSHRVTPGRGSLACMRLSSMGYAVPGTVLAIGVLVPVLFMDHFVNDIARLMEWQRPGLVFSGSMFALIAALVVRFSAVAIGSVESSLSKIPPSLDMAARTMGCNSNKMLWRVHFPLVRRGALIAGLLVFIESMKELNAAILLRPFNFETLATYVYNYASDEHLELAAMPAVLLVLVGLIPLVIVNRSLEKTH; from the coding sequence ATGAACGAAAAAAATATTCTATGGAAAACCAGTAGTGCAGGCCTGGCCCTGCTACTGGTTTTGCCGATCTTAGCGATCTTCTATACCTCAATGGGTGACACCGATGAGGTTTTTTCACATCTGATGTCGACGGTTATGCCCACGTATATTTACAATACGGTGGTATTGACGTTTGGCGTGATGTTACTGTCTTTGCTCCTTGGTATTCCGAGTGCGTGGTTTATGGCCATGTGTCGTTTACCTAGTGAAGGTATTTTACAGTGGGCCTTAGTGCTTCCCTTGGCCATGCCTGGCTATATTATTGGGTATATTTTTACCGACTGGTTTGATTTTGCTGGGCCTATTCAGATCCTTCTGAGAAATCTAACTGGATGGGGGCCAGGTGAATATTGGTTTCCAGATATTCGTACCTTAACGGGTGCGACGGTTGTTCTCTCCTTGGTGTTGTATCCATACGTTTATCTTTTGTGTCGGGCTGCATTCATGGAGCAAAACGCTTCTCTGCTTCAATCGGCGAGACTGCTAAAGTGCACACCTTGGGAAAGCTTTAAACGCATTTCTTTACCTCTTGTTCGCCCTTCAATGGCGGTGGGTTTATCATTAGTTGCGATGGAAACCATTGGTGATTTTGGAACGGTAAACTACTTCGCAGTTAGCACGTTAACCACCGCTGTTTATGACACGTGGTTAGGGTATTCAAATCTGAATGCCGCTGCAAAAATCTCAGCGTTAATGCTCGTGATGGTAATTTTACTCTTAAGCACCGAGCGTTATAGTCGAAGAAAACAGAAGTTATTCCAAAATCAATTCAGTAGCCGAGAAGACATACGCTACCAGTTAAGCGGATGGAAGAAATGGGCGGCGCTAAGTTGGTGCTGGGGACTTGTCTCTGTTGCTTTTATCTTACCCTTATTGCAGCTTTGTATTTATGCGTTTAAATACTTTGAGCAGAGCTGGAGTTCAGAATTCAGAGAGTACGCGATCAACAGTTTACAAGTTTCAGTGATTGCCGCCATTTTGGGCGTCTGTGTTGCTTTGATCGTTAACTTTTCTCATCGAGTCACTCCAGGTCGTGGCAGTCTAGCGTGTATGCGTTTATCCTCTATGGGGTATGCGGTTCCTGGAACGGTATTGGCCATAGGGGTTTTGGTACCTGTGCTCTTTATGGACCACTTTGTGAACGACATTGCTCGATTGATGGAGTGGCAGCGCCCAGGATTGGTTTTCTCAGGATCGATGTTTGCTTTGATTGCAGCGTTGGTCGTTCGTTTCTCTGCGGTCGCCATTGGCAGTGTAGAGAGCAGCTTAAGCAAAATTCCACCATCATTAGACATGGCGGCGAGAACAATGGGCTGCAACTCTAATAAGATGTTGTGGCGAGTGCATTTTCCATTGGTGCGTCGTGGGGCTTTAATTGCCGGTCTATTAGTGTTTATTGAATCAATGAAAGAGCTGAACGCTGCAATATTGTTAAGGCCGTTTAACTTTGAAACCTTGGCAACTTATGTCTATAACTACGCTTCAGATGAGCATTTAGAGTTAGCGGCAATGCCTGCTGTATTATTAGTCCTTGTGGGGCTTATTCCCCTTGTTATTGTTAATCGTTCGTTGGAGAAAACACACTGA
- a CDS encoding ABC transporter ATP-binding protein has translation MSCALSIQNLTCKYDTQTVLEQLSLEVKQGEIVCLLGASGCGKTTLLKAIAGLLPLSSGEMSLNCMTIDDGKNWLPPEQRNIGMIFQDYALFPHLTVSENVGFGLREQSKHDKDQKVKEMLDLVHLAGYEDRFPHQLSGGQQQRVAIARTLAYKPDLLLLDEPFSNIDTQVRHELIAEIRRIFKSQGVTAIFVTHSREEAFAFSDKMAVMNHGIIEQYGTATELYYHPSSKFVADFLGGGSYLPAVRLSDGEFESALGVVAATARHSIDAGGDCELLLRPQHVQIEAAEESDVRVLEQHFMGDHCRYVVEVKGNKLLASSVQALSIGQPVTVALHDEGILAF, from the coding sequence ATGAGTTGTGCGTTGTCGATTCAAAATTTAACGTGTAAGTACGATACTCAAACAGTGCTTGAGCAATTATCTTTAGAAGTGAAGCAAGGTGAAATCGTCTGCTTATTAGGGGCGAGCGGTTGCGGCAAAACCACACTATTAAAAGCGATTGCGGGTTTGTTGCCTTTAAGTTCTGGTGAAATGAGCCTAAACTGCATGACCATTGATGATGGTAAGAATTGGCTGCCACCGGAGCAGCGTAATATTGGGATGATTTTCCAAGATTATGCGCTATTTCCTCATTTAACCGTGAGCGAAAATGTTGGCTTTGGGCTGAGAGAACAGTCTAAGCATGACAAAGATCAGAAAGTGAAAGAGATGCTGGATCTTGTTCACTTAGCTGGGTACGAAGACCGCTTTCCTCATCAGCTTTCCGGTGGACAACAACAACGCGTTGCGATCGCTCGTACGTTAGCCTACAAACCCGATTTACTGTTACTGGATGAACCATTTTCTAATATTGACACTCAGGTTCGTCATGAGTTGATCGCTGAAATTAGACGTATTTTTAAATCCCAAGGTGTGACGGCCATTTTTGTAACCCACAGTCGGGAGGAAGCGTTTGCCTTTTCCGATAAAATGGCGGTTATGAACCACGGAATTATTGAGCAGTATGGAACCGCCACCGAACTGTACTACCATCCATCAAGCAAATTTGTGGCTGATTTCCTTGGTGGTGGAAGCTACTTACCTGCGGTGCGCTTGTCTGACGGTGAGTTTGAATCGGCACTCGGTGTGGTTGCTGCAACAGCAAGGCATAGCATCGATGCAGGTGGTGACTGCGAACTATTGCTGCGCCCTCAGCATGTTCAAATTGAAGCGGCTGAAGAGAGTGATGTGAGAGTCCTAGAGCAGCACTTTATGGGTGATCATTGCCGTTATGTTGTGGAAGTGAAGGGCAACAAATTGCTAGCAAGCTCGGTTCAGGCACTTTCGATTGGACAGCCTGTCACCGTCGCATTGCATGATGAAGGCATTTTAGCGTTTTAA
- a CDS encoding N,N'-diacetylchitobiose phosphorylase codes for MKYGYFDNENREYVITRPDVPAPWTNYLGTEKFCTVISHNAGGYSFYNSPEYNRVTKFRPNASFDRPGHYVYLRDDETGDYWSISWQPVAKSLDEANYEVRHGLSYSKFKCEYNGITAEKTLFVPKGEDAEVWDVVIKNTSDKPRTISAFSFVEFSFSHIQSDNQNHQMSLYSAGTAYKDGVLEYDLYYNTNDFEGFYYLASTFDPDSYDGQRDSFLGLYRDEANPIAVENGRCSNSAQTCYNHCGSLHKQFTIQPGEEVRFAYILGIGKGNGDRLREKYQDVANVDAAFAGIKDHWNERCEKFQVKSPNEGLDTMINAWTLYQAETCVVWSRFASFIEVGGRTGLGYRDTAQDAISVPHANPEMTRKRLVDLLRGQVKAGYGLHLFDPDWFDPEKADVEPSKSPTVVPTPSDDDKIHGIDDTCSDDHLWIVPTICKYVMETGEESFFDEVIPYADGGEATVYDHMKAALDFSAEYVGQTGICKGLRADWNDCLNLGGGESSMVSFLHFWALQEFLDLAKYRSNDADVAKYTEMAANVREACETHLWDDEGGWYIRGLTKNGEKIGTAQQTEGRIHLESNTLAVLSGAVSQERGEKAMDAVDENLYSEYGLHLNAPSFATPNDDIGFVTRVYQGVKENGAIFSHPNPWAWVAEAKLGRGDRAMKFYDALNPYNQNDMIDKRIAEPYSYVQFIMGRDHQDHGRANHPWLTGTSGWAYFAVTNFILGVRVGYEGLTVDPCIPTDWPGFEVTRQWRGATYNIKVENPSSVSKGVKSMTLNGQPVEGAIPVQADGSVNDVIVTLG; via the coding sequence ATGAAATACGGCTATTTCGATAATGAGAATCGTGAATACGTCATCACTAGACCTGACGTTCCAGCACCTTGGACTAACTACCTAGGTACTGAAAAATTCTGTACTGTCATTTCGCACAATGCAGGCGGTTACTCATTCTACAACTCACCGGAATACAACCGAGTCACTAAGTTTAGACCGAATGCTTCGTTTGATCGCCCGGGACACTATGTTTACCTGCGTGATGATGAAACGGGTGATTACTGGTCAATTTCATGGCAGCCTGTTGCTAAGAGTCTAGACGAAGCGAACTACGAGGTTCGTCATGGTCTTTCTTACTCTAAATTTAAGTGTGAATACAACGGCATTACTGCTGAGAAAACGCTCTTTGTACCAAAAGGTGAAGATGCAGAGGTTTGGGATGTTGTGATTAAAAACACTTCTGACAAGCCACGTACCATCAGTGCGTTCTCATTTGTTGAGTTCTCATTTAGCCATATTCAATCGGATAACCAAAACCACCAGATGTCTCTTTATTCTGCTGGGACAGCATATAAAGATGGCGTTCTAGAATACGATCTTTATTACAACACCAACGACTTTGAAGGCTTCTACTACCTTGCTTCTACCTTTGACCCTGATTCATACGATGGCCAACGCGATAGCTTCTTAGGTCTTTACCGTGATGAAGCGAACCCGATTGCTGTAGAAAACGGTCGATGCTCAAACAGCGCTCAAACTTGTTACAACCACTGTGGCTCTCTACATAAGCAGTTTACTATTCAACCAGGCGAAGAAGTTCGTTTTGCTTACATCCTGGGGATTGGTAAAGGCAATGGCGATCGTCTACGTGAAAAATACCAAGACGTTGCCAATGTTGATGCGGCTTTCGCTGGTATAAAAGATCACTGGAATGAACGCTGTGAAAAATTCCAAGTTAAGTCGCCAAATGAAGGCCTAGATACCATGATCAACGCTTGGACCCTATACCAAGCTGAAACATGTGTCGTCTGGTCTCGCTTTGCTTCATTTATTGAAGTCGGTGGGCGTACAGGTCTTGGTTATCGTGATACCGCGCAAGATGCGATTTCGGTGCCTCATGCGAACCCTGAGATGACGCGCAAGCGCTTGGTTGATCTATTACGCGGTCAAGTCAAAGCGGGCTACGGTCTGCACCTCTTTGATCCAGATTGGTTTGATCCTGAGAAAGCCGATGTTGAACCATCAAAATCACCTACGGTCGTTCCTACGCCATCAGATGATGACAAGATCCACGGAATTGATGACACCTGCTCTGATGATCACCTATGGATCGTACCAACCATCTGTAAGTATGTGATGGAAACCGGCGAAGAAAGCTTCTTTGACGAAGTGATTCCATACGCAGATGGCGGCGAAGCAACCGTTTATGATCATATGAAAGCAGCACTTGATTTCTCTGCTGAATACGTGGGTCAAACAGGTATCTGTAAAGGTCTGCGCGCAGACTGGAACGACTGCTTGAACTTAGGTGGCGGTGAGTCTTCAATGGTTTCGTTCCTACACTTCTGGGCACTGCAAGAGTTCCTAGATTTAGCAAAATACCGTAGCAACGATGCAGACGTGGCTAAATACACTGAAATGGCTGCGAACGTACGTGAAGCCTGTGAAACTCATCTATGGGATGACGAAGGTGGCTGGTACATTCGTGGTTTAACTAAGAACGGTGAGAAGATCGGTACTGCTCAGCAGACAGAAGGTCGCATTCACCTTGAATCAAATACCCTTGCAGTATTATCTGGTGCGGTTTCTCAAGAACGTGGTGAAAAAGCCATGGACGCGGTTGATGAGAACTTATATTCAGAGTATGGCTTGCACCTAAACGCACCTTCGTTCGCAACACCAAACGACGACATCGGTTTTGTCACACGCGTTTACCAAGGTGTTAAAGAGAACGGTGCTATCTTCTCTCACCCTAACCCATGGGCATGGGTTGCTGAAGCGAAGCTAGGTCGTGGTGACCGTGCAATGAAGTTTTACGATGCACTTAACCCATACAACCAAAACGACATGATCGATAAGCGTATCGCAGAACCTTACTCATACGTTCAGTTTATCATGGGACGTGATCACCAAGATCACGGTCGAGCGAATCACCCTTGGCTAACAGGTACTTCTGGCTGGGCTTACTTCGCAGTAACCAACTTTATTCTCGGTGTTCGTGTGGGCTATGAGGGTCTGACTGTTGATCCATGTATTCCAACTGACTGGCCTGGATTTGAAGTGACTCGCCAATGGCGTGGTGCAACCTACAACATCAAAGTTGAAAACCCAAGCTCAGTAAGCAAAGGGGTTAAGTCAATGACACTTAACGGTCAACCTGTTGAAGGTGCAATCCCAGTTCAAGCTGATGGCAGTGTTAACGACGTTATCGTCACTCTTGGCTAA
- a CDS encoding phosphoglucomutase/phosphomannomutase family protein — MIKFGTGGWRAFIGEEFTKDNVRLVAQALSNIINNEQVADKGFIVGYDRRFLSDKAGRWFAEVLAANNIPVSFIDKFVPTPIVMFQAKEIGCAYSACITASHNPADYNGIKIFIEGGRDADEIITQKVEDQISQLTLADVKSVDFEQALNDKSVVIINPMNAFVDSIINFIDIEAIKKANLRVLIDPMFGVAKNALQTVLINGRCDVDVINDGKNPDFGGLMPSPNAATLYRLKHLVAAEGYDIGIGTDGDADRLGIIDEKGHFIHPNEVLILLYYYLLEYKGWKGSVVRNIATTHILDKIAADHGEKSFEVPVGFKHISSQMEADDSLIGGESSGGLTIRGHILGKDGVFASSLLVEMISVTGKKLSEMLDEIYGKYGYAYTAEGDCTFKPSEKEALYNKIYVEKQLPEFEYEIAKVSYDDGAKVYFKNGGWVIARFSGTEPLLRIFAEMQDKDTAERVLQQVKEFLSL; from the coding sequence ATGATCAAATTTGGTACCGGTGGCTGGCGCGCATTTATTGGCGAAGAGTTTACCAAAGACAACGTTCGCCTCGTCGCACAAGCCCTTTCAAATATCATTAATAATGAACAGGTCGCAGACAAAGGGTTCATCGTCGGCTATGACCGTCGTTTTCTATCGGATAAAGCCGGTCGTTGGTTTGCTGAAGTATTAGCCGCGAATAATATTCCAGTCAGCTTTATCGATAAATTTGTCCCAACCCCTATCGTTATGTTCCAAGCCAAAGAAATCGGTTGTGCTTATTCAGCCTGTATCACGGCATCGCATAACCCCGCAGATTACAACGGCATCAAAATTTTCATTGAAGGTGGACGAGACGCGGATGAGATCATCACTCAGAAAGTTGAAGACCAAATCAGCCAACTGACTCTAGCTGATGTGAAGTCGGTCGATTTCGAACAAGCTCTGAACGATAAGTCGGTGGTCATTATCAATCCAATGAACGCATTTGTTGATTCAATTATTAATTTTATTGATATTGAAGCGATAAAAAAAGCCAACCTACGCGTGCTCATTGACCCGATGTTTGGGGTGGCTAAAAACGCACTTCAAACGGTGCTTATTAATGGTCGCTGTGATGTGGACGTTATCAATGATGGTAAGAACCCTGATTTTGGTGGGTTAATGCCTTCGCCGAATGCGGCAACACTCTATCGTCTGAAACATTTGGTGGCAGCTGAAGGCTACGACATTGGCATTGGCACCGATGGCGATGCCGATAGACTGGGCATCATCGATGAAAAAGGTCACTTCATCCACCCTAATGAAGTTCTTATCCTGCTGTATTACTACTTACTTGAGTACAAGGGCTGGAAAGGCTCTGTGGTTCGCAACATCGCAACAACTCACATACTGGATAAAATTGCGGCAGACCACGGGGAGAAAAGCTTTGAGGTTCCTGTCGGCTTTAAACACATTAGCTCACAGATGGAAGCGGATGACTCTTTGATTGGTGGTGAAAGCTCAGGTGGCTTGACCATTCGAGGTCACATCCTTGGTAAAGATGGCGTGTTTGCATCGAGTTTATTAGTTGAAATGATCTCAGTGACAGGCAAGAAATTGTCAGAAATGCTTGATGAGATCTACGGCAAATACGGATACGCCTACACGGCCGAGGGCGACTGTACATTCAAGCCGTCTGAAAAAGAGGCGCTTTACAACAAAATATACGTTGAAAAGCAGCTGCCAGAATTCGAATACGAGATAGCAAAAGTCAGTTATGACGATGGTGCCAAAGTCTACTTTAAGAACGGTGGCTGGGTCATTGCTCGTTTTTCAGGCACAGAGCCTTTATTAAGAATTTTTGCAGAAATGCAAGACAAAGACACTGCAGAACGTGTTCTTCAACAGGTGAAAGAGTTTTTATCACTTTAA
- a CDS encoding Fe(3+) ABC transporter substrate-binding protein: MKKLLTLSALACSVLAPTAMAAEEVNVYSYRQPFLVEPMFNEFTKETGIKVNVKFAKKGLAETLAREGDLSPADVILTVDISRLAELTNKELVQAVDSTVLESNIPAQYQDAENEWFALTTRTRSVYSSRDRVGRLGDDFTYADLAKPEFKGKICTRSGKHPYNVSLVSSMIAHHGEAETKEWLEGVKANLARKPQGNDRAQVKAIKEGLCDVALGNSYYLGKMVNDKEQKAWADSVYINFPNQNAEGTHVNISGMAMAKFSPNKDNAKKLMEFLSGDKAQSMYAEVNYEYPVKAGVKRSELVASWGDFKSDDVSLDDIATYHSAAIRLLDEVKFDL, from the coding sequence ATGAAAAAACTGCTTACTCTTTCTGCACTTGCTTGCAGCGTTCTAGCCCCAACAGCAATGGCCGCTGAAGAAGTTAACGTATACTCTTACCGTCAACCGTTCTTGGTTGAGCCAATGTTTAACGAGTTTACAAAAGAGACTGGAATCAAAGTAAACGTAAAGTTTGCTAAAAAAGGTCTGGCAGAAACACTAGCACGTGAAGGTGACCTAAGCCCAGCTGATGTTATTCTAACGGTTGATATTAGTCGTCTCGCTGAGTTAACGAATAAAGAGTTGGTTCAAGCGGTTGATAGCACAGTCTTAGAATCAAATATTCCAGCTCAGTATCAAGATGCTGAAAACGAATGGTTTGCACTAACAACTCGTACACGCTCAGTGTACTCATCTCGTGACCGTGTTGGTCGTTTAGGTGATGACTTTACTTACGCTGATTTAGCAAAACCTGAGTTTAAGGGTAAAATCTGTACTCGTAGTGGTAAGCACCCATACAATGTTTCTCTTGTTTCTTCAATGATTGCACACCACGGTGAAGCTGAAACGAAAGAATGGCTTGAAGGCGTGAAAGCAAACCTGGCGCGTAAGCCTCAAGGTAACGACCGTGCCCAAGTGAAAGCGATTAAAGAAGGTTTATGTGATGTTGCTCTTGGTAACAGCTATTACCTAGGTAAGATGGTTAATGATAAAGAGCAAAAAGCATGGGCTGACTCTGTTTACATTAACTTCCCGAACCAGAATGCTGAAGGCACACACGTTAATATCTCTGGCATGGCGATGGCTAAATTCTCACCAAATAAAGATAACGCTAAGAAACTAATGGAGTTTTTAAGTGGTGATAAAGCGCAAAGCATGTACGCTGAAGTAAACTATGAGTACCCAGTTAAAGCGGGCGTTAAACGTTCTGAACTGGTTGCTTCTTGGGGCGACTTTAAGTCTGATGATGTTTCTTTGGACGATATTGCCACTTATCATTCAGCCGCAATTCGACTGTTAGACGAAGTCAAATTTGACCTTTGA
- a CDS encoding YacL family protein codes for MEFEFTRNTLMGEYYVKCSMGHEIVGRWLQDEIGRSREKIEKVEQLIAQSKALPTKEHKLLGHEISMTILADEVLIQENVLSHGDELDEESEYHFYNSESTAGCGIDDFEILIERWIDFLGF; via the coding sequence ATGGAATTTGAGTTCACACGCAATACATTAATGGGCGAGTACTATGTTAAATGCAGTATGGGGCATGAAATAGTAGGTCGTTGGCTGCAAGATGAGATTGGTCGTTCACGAGAAAAAATAGAAAAAGTTGAGCAGTTAATTGCTCAATCTAAAGCCTTACCAACCAAAGAACATAAGTTACTTGGGCATGAGATCTCTATGACCATTTTAGCGGACGAAGTTCTCATTCAAGAAAATGTTCTAAGCCATGGGGATGAATTGGACGAAGAGAGTGAATATCACTTTTATAATAGTGAAAGTACCGCTGGGTGTGGTATTGATGATTTCGAGATCTTGATTGAGCGTTGGATTGATTTTTTGGGTTTTTAA
- a CDS encoding DJ-1/PfpI family protein has protein sequence MARILILAGDFVEDYELMVPFQALGMVGHTVSVVCPDKRVGDTIKTAIHDFEGDQTYTEKPGHLFTLNANYDDTSSSQFDALVLPGGRAPEYLRMNTSVIELIQAFANEKKPIAAICHGAQLLSAANIIQGKSISAYPACAPEVELAGAHYADIPMDQAVTDGIFVTAPAWPAHPAWLAQLNQQLL, from the coding sequence ATGGCACGTATACTAATTTTGGCTGGTGATTTTGTAGAGGACTACGAACTTATGGTCCCTTTTCAAGCGTTAGGTATGGTTGGACACACCGTCAGTGTTGTTTGCCCTGATAAACGAGTTGGCGATACGATTAAAACAGCCATCCATGATTTTGAAGGGGACCAAACCTATACCGAAAAACCAGGCCACTTGTTTACACTCAATGCTAATTACGACGATACTTCCTCGTCACAATTCGATGCGCTAGTACTTCCAGGAGGAAGAGCTCCAGAATACTTACGTATGAATACCAGTGTGATTGAACTTATCCAAGCATTTGCCAATGAGAAAAAGCCAATTGCTGCCATCTGTCACGGAGCCCAATTACTGAGCGCCGCCAATATTATTCAAGGTAAATCTATCTCGGCGTATCCCGCCTGTGCTCCTGAAGTTGAACTGGCTGGTGCTCACTATGCGGATATCCCAATGGATCAGGCAGTTACTGATGGAATATTTGTTACTGCGCCAGCATGGCCAGCTCATCCCGCTTGGTTGGCACAATTAAATCAACAGTTGCTTTAG
- a CDS encoding ammonium transporter, with amino-acid sequence MDLLTTVTELRYALDTFFFLISGALVMWMAAGFAMLEAGLVRSKNTTEILTKNICLYAIACTTFLVVGYNIMYVDNGEGGWLPSFGTLIGTQGEGADHSLESDFFFQVVFVATAMSVVSGAVAERMKLWSFLIFSVVLTAFIYPMEGYWTWGGGFLSEAGFSDFAGSGIVHMAGAAAALAGVLLLGARKGKYGKKGEIYPIQGSNLPLATLGTFILWFGWFGFNGGSQLMLSDFENATAVGQIFLNTNAAAAAGAIAALLVCKTTWGKADLTMILNGALAGLVAITADPLSPSPLYSVAIGCASGALVVFSIIALDKMKIDDPVGAISVHGVCGFFGLMVVPLSNGDATFGAQLLGAAVIFAWVFGASLVVWGVLKATMGIRVTEDEELEGMDMHDCGVGAYPEFVTVK; translated from the coding sequence ATGGATTTATTAACAACGGTAACAGAACTACGTTACGCACTGGACACTTTTTTCTTCCTCATTTCTGGCGCACTGGTTATGTGGATGGCAGCGGGCTTTGCCATGTTAGAAGCGGGTCTGGTTCGTTCAAAGAACACGACAGAAATTTTAACGAAGAACATTTGTTTGTACGCCATTGCTTGTACGACGTTTTTAGTCGTTGGCTACAACATTATGTATGTAGATAACGGTGAAGGTGGTTGGTTACCTTCATTTGGTACGCTAATTGGTACTCAGGGTGAAGGCGCTGACCACTCTTTAGAATCGGATTTCTTCTTCCAAGTCGTATTCGTTGCAACGGCGATGTCAGTGGTATCTGGTGCCGTGGCTGAGCGCATGAAGCTTTGGTCTTTCCTCATCTTCTCTGTTGTATTAACGGCCTTTATCTATCCAATGGAAGGTTACTGGACATGGGGTGGTGGTTTCCTTTCTGAAGCTGGCTTTAGCGACTTCGCGGGTTCAGGTATTGTACATATGGCAGGTGCTGCTGCTGCACTGGCGGGTGTATTGTTACTGGGTGCTCGTAAAGGTAAGTACGGTAAAAAAGGTGAAATTTACCCAATTCAAGGTTCAAATTTACCACTGGCAACACTGGGTACGTTCATCCTGTGGTTTGGTTGGTTTGGCTTTAACGGTGGCTCACAACTGATGCTTTCTGATTTTGAAAATGCGACAGCTGTTGGTCAAATTTTCCTAAATACCAATGCTGCTGCTGCCGCGGGTGCCATTGCTGCTCTACTTGTATGTAAGACGACATGGGGCAAAGCAGATTTAACGATGATCCTTAATGGTGCGTTAGCCGGTTTGGTTGCGATCACTGCTGACCCACTATCTCCATCACCTTTATATTCAGTCGCGATTGGCTGTGCGTCAGGTGCATTGGTTGTATTTAGTATCATTGCGTTAGACAAAATGAAGATTGACGATCCAGTTGGTGCCATTTCAGTACATGGTGTGTGTGGCTTCTTCGGTCTGATGGTTGTGCCACTGAGTAATGGTGATGCGACATTTGGTGCACAACTGCTTGGCGCTGCTGTAATCTTTGCTTGGGTATTTGGTGCTAGCCTAGTGGTTTGGGGTGTATTGAAAGCAACAATGGGCATTCGTGTTACAGAAGACGAAGAACTAGAAGGCATGGATATGCACGATTGTGGTGTTGGCGCTTACCCTGAATTTGTAACGGTAAAATAG
- a CDS encoding ribbon-helix-helix domain-containing protein yields MCEIYSGAEDTLFELKSRSVRIDGVVTSIRLEAVFWKVIEDIAGESGISVAEFLTRIYREVIQRRGELGNFTSLLRVACTTYLNGGKRIRL; encoded by the coding sequence ATGTGCGAGATATATTCGGGTGCAGAAGACACGCTCTTTGAACTAAAATCTCGTTCTGTTCGAATCGACGGTGTGGTTACCAGTATCAGGCTCGAGGCTGTATTTTGGAAAGTGATCGAAGACATCGCCGGAGAATCTGGTATCTCGGTTGCTGAATTCTTAACGCGAATCTACCGTGAGGTTATTCAGAGAAGAGGTGAACTTGGTAACTTCACCTCTTTGCTACGAGTCGCCTGCACAACGTACCTCAATGGCGGTAAGAGAATTCGCTTATAA
- a CDS encoding P-II family nitrogen regulator produces MKLINAIIKPFKLDDVREALADVGIEGMTVSEVKGFGRQKGHTELYRGAEYQVDFLPKVKLEIATQAENVDRVIEAITKAAQTGKIGDGKIFVYDLSQAVRIRTGEMDAEAL; encoded by the coding sequence ATGAAACTAATTAACGCAATAATCAAACCATTCAAACTTGATGATGTACGTGAAGCTCTGGCTGATGTCGGTATCGAGGGAATGACAGTATCGGAAGTGAAGGGCTTTGGCCGTCAAAAGGGACACACGGAATTATATCGAGGCGCGGAATATCAGGTTGATTTCTTACCTAAGGTCAAACTTGAAATAGCCACTCAAGCAGAAAATGTAGACCGCGTAATTGAAGCCATCACTAAGGCTGCTCAAACTGGAAAAATTGGTGATGGAAAAATATTTGTGTATGACTTAAGCCAAGCGGTTCGTATCCGTACTGGTGAAATGGACGCAGAAGCACTTTAA